ATGCTAAAAATGGTAGTGTTCAGCTTACTAGTCAAGAAAGCAGTAATGACAAAAATGTTACCGCTAGTTCAGCTAGTGCAAGTAATGTTAGTGCAGACCAGCCCAGCAACGAGTCCAGTAAATAGCCCAATAACTAGCCCAATAACTAATCCAATAGATAGAGGGGCAGTTAAAAGAAAAACACAGCGTTAAACGCTGTGTTTCATCATTCTTTCTTTCTGACGTTGCCAGTCTTGATCTTTTAACGAGTCTCGTTTGTCTCTCTCATGCTTACCTTTAGCAAGATTGATTTCTAACTTAACCCAGCATTTCTTCCAATACATGGCTGTGGCTACAATAGAATAACCTTGTCGGTCTCTTGCACCCATTAGTCGGTCTAGTTCGCGCTTTTTCAATAACAATTTACGCGCACGTTCGGGTTCACACACAACGTGAGTAGATGCTTGGTTCAACGGGCTTATGCGACAACCTACCAAATAAGCTTCGGCATTTTGAATAATCACATAGCAATCGGAAATGTTAACTTTACCTGAGCGGATACTTTTTATTTCCCAGCCTTGAAGCTGAATACCTGCTTCAAATTTGTCCTCTAGGAAATAGTCGTGGCGCGCTTTTTTGTTTTGCGCGATGGTACCGGTGGTGTTTTTGTTGGCTTTATTCTTTTTCATGCTCGCTATTATACTGATTGTCGTAAGAATGTCTGTATACCTGTAGCAATATTTATTAGTTCATTTACTAATATTTATTAGTGCAAAAAGGTATTGTGGCCTTACATAACGATGTGGGGGCGAAACCTAAAAAGCGAAGACGAGAGAAGGGGTTTTTCTGTGGTATTTTTTCTATGATATAATGCGCCTTTAGATATTTATATAGTGAAGTACATGGCGAGTATACAACGCAGTGCATTGGTAGCACACAGCGCCCAGGCTATGTTCGACTTGGTAAATGATGTTGCGGCTTACCCGCAGTTCTTACCAGGTTGTCGAGACAGCAAGGTTTTAGAAGCATCTGGTGAAAACATGAAAGCCTCGTTGTTAGTGGCAAAAGCAGGCATTAAGCAGTGGTTCACTACCCATAACGAACTTGAACCAGGTAAGCGTATAGATATGCAGCTTGTCGATGGGCCGTTTCGCTATTTAACTGGCGGTTGGACGTTTTCAGCGTTATCTGACGAAGCCTGTAAAATAGAGTTAAACCTTGAGTTTGAATTTACCAATAAGTTAGTAGAAATGGCATTTGGCAAAATCTTCAATAACTTGGCAGCGAATATGGTGGTTGCGTTCACTGAACGTGCTAGGAGTGTTTACGCGTGAGTGAAGGCTTAATGCACATTGAAGTAGCTTATGCACTTCCTACTAAGCAGTCTTTGGTGGATGTGTCGATAAACAAAGGTGCAACCGTAGAAGAGGTAATTCAAGCTTCGAATCTATTAAATGAGTACCCAGATATCGATTTATCGAGCACCAAAGTAGGCATTTGGAGCCGCGTGGTTAAATTGCGCGACACGGTCAAAGATGGCGACAGAATAGAAATTTACCGCCCACTTATTGCCGACCCGAAAGAAATTAGAAAACGCCGCGCCGAAAAAGCCAAAGAAGAAGGCCGTGCCGACAAAGTAACTGGCGGCAGGGTTAATCCGCTGAAAGCTGCAGATAAAAATACTGACTAAAGCGCTAGTCACAACCCTTGGTTGGAAACTGAGGGTATGGGCACTAAAAGTTTAAATGTTTCCGTAAGTACAAATAAAAACAGCCGGCATATGCCGGCTGTTTTGTTTTTGTATATCGCAAATGTGTTTAAGCGAAAAAACCTAAACAGGTTTTAGTTTGGTTTTTCTGAAATACTACCAAGCTCGAGAAACGGTGATGCATCAATATCTTCTGCATCCATCATGCTCGCAATTCGCTGAACAGTAGCAACCATTTGGCTTTGCTCCCATTCTTTAAGCTGCGAAAAACGTTCCACAAAGTGTTCTTGAAGTGGGCGAGGAGCATTCACAACTACTACCTTTCCTTTCTCAGTAAGGAATACGCCAACTTTGCGCTTATCCTGTGTACTTCGAATACGGGTTGCTAAATCTCTGCCTTCTAGGCGATCAAGAATATTGGTAATGGTCGCAGGGCTCAGGTTTATGTTTTCAGCGATTTCTCGCACCATAATACCCGGCTTCTCTTGAATATTTTGCATT
The nucleotide sequence above comes from Alteromonas naphthalenivorans. Encoded proteins:
- a CDS encoding MarR family winged helix-turn-helix transcriptional regulator, with amino-acid sequence MRKEEELLVALRRVIRAVDLRSKQLSKHVGLTGPQLLVMQNIQEKPGIMVREIAENINLSPATITNILDRLEGRDLATRIRSTQDKRKVGVFLTEKGKVVVVNAPRPLQEHFVERFSQLKEWEQSQMVATVQRIASMMDAEDIDASPFLELGSISEKPN
- a CDS encoding type II toxin-antitoxin system RatA family toxin; the encoded protein is MASIQRSALVAHSAQAMFDLVNDVAAYPQFLPGCRDSKVLEASGENMKASLLVAKAGIKQWFTTHNELEPGKRIDMQLVDGPFRYLTGGWTFSALSDEACKIELNLEFEFTNKLVEMAFGKIFNNLAANMVVAFTERARSVYA
- a CDS encoding RnfH family protein, whose translation is MSEGLMHIEVAYALPTKQSLVDVSINKGATVEEVIQASNLLNEYPDIDLSSTKVGIWSRVVKLRDTVKDGDRIEIYRPLIADPKEIRKRRAEKAKEEGRADKVTGGRVNPLKAADKNTD
- the smpB gene encoding SsrA-binding protein SmpB, which translates into the protein MKKNKANKNTTGTIAQNKKARHDYFLEDKFEAGIQLQGWEIKSIRSGKVNISDCYVIIQNAEAYLVGCRISPLNQASTHVVCEPERARKLLLKKRELDRLMGARDRQGYSIVATAMYWKKCWVKLEINLAKGKHERDKRDSLKDQDWQRQKERMMKHSV